The genome window CCTTCGACAGAAACACCCCCACTCACGTGGGGAAAAGGAGGACGGATCTGTCCTTTGAGGATTTGTTTGGGAAACACCCCCACTCACGCGGGGAAAAGACCAGCATTTAGTCGATCGAATGGAAATGGTAGCAAATTTAGTTGTTCTCCACCCGCACATCCGAAAACAGAATCTCCGTCCTTCCCTGAGCCGACACCACCTCGATCCGCTCAACAAAACTCCTTCCCTTTGCCCTCACTTCTCCCAAGACTTTCGCGAGCTCAGGAGACTTCGGGCGCGCCGCGATTCGAACACTTCCGTCCGAAAGCTTTTCAGCTCTGAGATCGAACGCTTCCTTGAGCGCTGCAAAATTCCCGGAGAAAACTCCGGAAAGGAGTTCCGACACCCTGCCGACAGCCGGAATATCAGCAGCTGAAAGCACCTGTCTTTCTCCCGCCGCCTCCATCACCACGCCGTCGGGCCCGGCAGTCATTACCGAGGGAAAAGGCTTCTCGGCTTCCCAGCGGAGGATCTTTCCTGTGAGCTCAAAAACCCCCGTCGTTACCATCGGCTTCGGAAACCCGGGAAGCGTGCGCCGCTCCTCAAAGCGCCCTTTCAGGGACTTCGCGGCAAGGGGTTTAAGGAGCGCCTCGTCGGGCGCCTGCGCGGGAAGCTCCTCATAGGACGGAAGACCAGACCCCGCATCTACCTCAGCCGCACCCGCTGCGGAAATCGCCAGCATGAGAGCTGCCCCCGCGAATGAAAGAAGCGTAAGGCGCAGAAATTTTTGAAGTCGCTTCACTTTCGGAAGTCCTCCCAGAAATCAAAGTAATTGGCCCAGTCGAGGGGCGACCTTAGGAGCTCCGCCTCGAGGCTTCCGGCATAGAGAGCCGCCATTCTCTCGAGCCACGCGTCCCGGGCAGCTCTCCTCACGCGGGGCGGTTTTTCGCAGAGTGAATAAAAGCGCACGCGGTAGCGGCGCTCTTTCAAATCCGGACGCGTGCAGACCATCATCCTCAAGGGGATGCCGAGCAAAAGCGAAAGAAGCGCACCTCCGGTCGGAAACCGTGCCGGATCCCCCAAGAAACTGACGCTCGCCGCAGCATCCGACCCCATTGGCACGCGGTCTCCAGCGAGGATTATGTACGCGCCTTTAGCGGCCCGTTCCGAGAGCTCCATCACGAGGGCCGGAGAGAGCGTCTCACCGATCTCGAAGAAGGTCGCCTGCGGGGGCTTCGCGCCTGCTTTTGCAAGAAGGTCATTGAATTTCCTGGCATGCGCCGTATGCTGCAGGATCACAATCTCGTGCTCGGTAAAGCCCGAGGAGCTCGTCATGAGAAGCTCCTGACATCCCGTGTGGGAAGTGAGGATCACAGCCCCGGAAGTTTTTCCGTCCGAGCTGAATATTTCCTCAGCGACGACATCCAGACGCGCGGACTTCTTGCCTTCTCCCGACAACGCCGCGAACTTCTCAAAGATCGCGAGCGCAAAGTGTTCGAGCTGCGCGATGCCGGAGAAAAGCCCGGGCTCCGGGCTCCCGAAGCGCGAGAGAAAAGGCGCGAGCTTCTCCACGCGCCTTTGATAGGCCCCGACAACCTGCCTCAATCTCGGGCTCGTAAGCCAGTAGGAGGTCAGAACAGGCTTCAGGATCAGCCGCAGGGTTTTGTCGCCGAGCACCTTCTGAACGGCCAGAAGGATCCGGATCCCGAGGGTGCTCGTGCGCTCCCTGAGGAGCGGCCATTCCGGTCGATCGTGAGGCGGCATGAGTCGGAGAAAAAAGTTTTATGAAAAGAAGAGGCCCGAACGATCAGCACGATCAAGATGAAGGCCTGTCATCGGCTTTGCGGGGAGAAGCCTGAGCGGCGTTCCCCGTGGCGGCAAGCCGCACGCGTTCGGCAGCTTCCTGAGCCGCCTGCGCGGCATGAGTCGCCCGTCGGGCGCGCTCCGGATCAACAAGCGGGGGCCTTCCGGGACGAGCGGGCTTCGCTTCCTGGGGCTTCTGCACGCCGGGCTTCGGCACTCCTTCACGGCGGCAGACCGGGTCGCGCCCGAAGGCGCGCGACCAGATGATGATGGGAAAGCGCGTAATCATCTGGAGAAAGAGCTTCGCATGCATCCAGCTGATGCGCATGTTGTCGCCGAAGGGCCGGAAGTGACTTACGCCGTCCGCGGGATAGGTCACTGCCACCGGCACGTACTTTAGACGCACGCCCGCCCAGAGGAGACGCACGAGAATTTCGGGATCAAAATCCATGCGGCGGCCGAGCCTCGCGTTTTCGCAGACATCGAGCGCTGCCGCCACCGGATAGATCCTGAGGCCGCACATCGCGTCCTCAATCGAAAGAGAGAGGCTGTTCACCGCGCACCAGAAGTTGGTGAGCTTTCGTCCCCAGAGGCGGGACTTCGGCACGCTCGCATCGTATTTCGGATACCCGCAGATGAGAGACGCCGGATACTTCTGCATGAGCCTAAGCAATGTGGGGAGCACCGCGAGATCAATCTGTCCGTCCGCATCGACCTGCAGAACGTGCGTGTAGCCCAAACGCGACGCCGCCTTGAATCCCGTCATGACGGCCGCGCCCTTGCCCTGATTGACCGGGTGATGAATCACTTTCACGAAGGGAGCTGCCAGCCGGTCGCAGAGGCTCTTTGTCGGCTCATGAGACCCGTCGTCGACGAGGATCACCGGAAGGGAAAGCTGCCGCAGCTGCGCCACAACGCCCTCAAGCTTCGCAGGCTGATCGTAAACCGGGATGAGCGCGCAGACGCGCACCTGCGGCGCCTGGGGCTGAGGGGGCGTGCGGATGCCCGAGCGAGCGGGCTTCACCGTAGCGGACTGCTGAGGAGGAACGGAAGACCCTTGAGCGGGCTTGGGCTTATCTTCTTTGGATTCAGACATTGGCGCAGACTCTTCTGAAGCCGGCACGTTAGCGTTGAATGGCTTGGGAAATGGTTGTCAGAGAAGGATTGTACTTTCTGCCGCAGTGCCTGAACATCAACACCGCATAAATTGTTAACGGTCAGCGTAAACGAGACTGTTTAGCCAACGACTTTGAGACGTGATACGCCAAGGATTTGAGACCATATACCGTATCTGACCGGGACGATATACCAACATCCTGTTGGCCTGGATACCTCCGCTACCACGAGACCCATTACCACTGAGACCCGATACCTCCGTAAAGAGAGATGGATTACCACAGGGATTGAGACTGCAAACCGCTCTGAATGAGACGGCATACCACTCTTGGTCAGCTTTACCTCTGCACTGAGACTACTTGCCCCAGCGGCAGAACTGCATACAAATGAATGGGACCCGATGCCATGACGAAATGAGATGAGATACCACAGCAATAAGACAGGATACCTCTGCATGAGACTACTGAATATGCTGAATATCGACAATGGTATTTCCTCTTAACATAATGTATTCCTTGGATATTAAGTCGAAATCCCTTCGGCTTAATTACCAAGGAGACTGCTATGTCGAAACAAGCAAGAAAGTCTCGGGGCCCTTCTGTTGTTGAGTCCGAAATCCCTCGGCTGACACCTCAGGAAATTTTTGAAGGCTACGAAAGGCATCTCTATAGCGTTGAGGATGCCAAGACATTGATGCAGATGCCTCGCAGCACGTTTATGCGGCATCTCAAGAACTGGCGAGAGACAGGTCGGCTGCCCTCACATACCGGTCAAGGGAATCGTGTTCCGGCCAATAAGCTCGATCCGCAGATCAGAGCGAGGATCATCGAGTTTGCAACAGGCAAATATGAGGGCTTCCAGGCAACCCTCCTGCATAAGTATTTGCTCATTGAGGGTATTGAGGTCTCCGTTGAAACGGTACGACGAATCCTGACAACACTTCGTCCGGAAGAAACTCCAAAGGAGCGCAGGTCGACCGCGCATAAGCTGCGCCGCCGCAGATCGAGCGTTGGGGAACTGATTCAAATTGACGGCAGTCCGCATCCATGGTTCGAGGGAACCGGAGACGATAACAGCTACGCGCTTCTCATCTTTGTCGATGACGCAACAAGCCGCATCATGGTCGCCGGCTTCTATCCAACAGAAACATCTGAAGGATATCTTCAGTTGCTGAATAAGTACATTGAAAAATATGGGATTCCATGGGCTCTGTACAGCGACAGACATTCCATCTTTGCCCCAGTAAATCCCTCGAAGAGCGGAAAATCCGAGGAAACACAATTTCAAAGAGTCTGTCGGGAGTTGGGGGTAACGGGGATACGGGCTAATTCGCCAGAAGCCAAAGGGCGGGTCGAGCGAACATTCAGCACGCTGCAGGGACGATGGCCAAAAGAGTTCCGTGTGCTGGGCATCAGAAATATGGCGGAAGCAAATTCACGAATGCCGGAATTGCTGGCGAGCTATAACCAAGAATTCGCAATTGCTCCCGCTGACTCTAAGGATAGCCACGCGCCGCTGCTGGAGGAAACGAAAGAACGCATTGAGCAGATCTTTGCCAGATGGCATACACGTATGATCAGCAGGAACCTGACGGTGTCCTACGGCAGCAAGACACTGCAGATTGTCGGGGTGGGCCGCTCCATGAGGGGAGCAATGATGAAGACTGAGTGCAATCTGCTGGAGTATGCCGATGGGCGGGTGGAAATCCTCTGGTGCGACGAGGTTGAACATCGCAAGCGGATCACCAAAGAGGGGCCGAGAATCCGAAAACGCTACCACGTGCTCGAATTCACGGAACACGACAGAACGAAATTGAAAATGTCAGTCGCAACACCGGAAGAAACGGCCAAGACACTGAATCACCGCGTTGATGAAGTGGGGCGTCAAAAGAAAGGAGACTCAGAAACGACGCAAAAGAGCCCCTGGCACGAAATGCAAAGGAGATCGGCTCTGAAAGCGATGGCGAAACGGGAGGAACTGAACCGAAAGATCGAAGAAGCGAAAGCAATCAATGCTCGTATTGCAGCAGCCAAGGAAAAGTTGAAGCCCAAGAGATAACTCAACGGTTGAAGCACCGTTGAGATGGTGGGTCGTTAAGGCGAATGCACCGCGCGCTGCGCTTGGATGCATCCGCCTTAACTAAATGATATCTCAGGGATTTCTGTCAAGCGACTTTCGCGGCATAAAGCTTCGCGCGTCTGAAGGCCGCGCTCGTTTATTCCACGTTCGCTTGACAGAGCTTGCCTCAGTGCCCGTAGGCTAAATGCCGGTACCGCCGCCAGGTGCCGAAGTGGAGCGCTCGGCCAGCACAATGCCCGCAAACCAATCCGCGAGCTCGCGCGTTACCAGAAAAGCCGCTGTGTAGCTTTTCGCCTCCTTGAAAAGATCAGCGCTGTTGTGAAACTCTTGCCGATTGCTGGTGTCACCCAGAGGGGCAGAAAAAGTCTCATTATCGCTGTGGGTTAGCAGTCTCATTTTTGCTGCCCGTTAACACATCAACACCGCATAAATCTTCTCTCAGGAAAAACTCCGTCCGAGAACAATTTTTTCTTCTTCTACACCCGGGGTAGTAAGCAATGCCTCGCCCAAAGGCTATACTGCCGCAAGGATTCCCCCGCTTTCCCCGAACCTTACCAGCGCGACGATGGAACACTCTCTTCCTCTCATCTCAACGCTCGTCATTGCGTTTTCCCTTGCCCTCGTCTTCGGCTTCATCGCCGAACGCTTTCTGAAGGCGCCTGCACTCGTGGGCTACCTGCTTGCCGGCATCGCGGCGGGCAAATACACGCCCGGCGTCTTTGCGGACGCGGCGCTTGCGAACCAGCTCTCAGAAATCGGCGTGATGCTCCTCATGTTCGGCGTGGGCCTTCATTTCTCGATGAAGGACCTCTGGTCGGTCAAGAGCATCGCAGTCCCGGGAGCCGTGCTTCAGATGGCGATTGCAACGCTCCTCGGCGCCCTCTGCGCGCACTGGTTCTTCGACCGCTCATGGGGTGAAGCGATCGTGCTCGGGATTTCGCTCTCCTGCGCCTCGACCGTGGTGCTCCTCAAAGCCCTTGACGTGCGCGGGAAGCTCGCAAGTTCTGACGGCAGAATCGCCGTCGGCTGGCTCGTCGTCGAGGACCTCGCCACCGTCATCATCCTTGTTCTGCTGCCTCCCTTTGCGAGCATCATGATTCCGGGCGAGCCCGGTACTTCGGCGCGCCTTGCCGGAAGCGGCCTTGCATTCGTCATCCTGAAGACGCTCCTCAACGCCGCGCTCTTCGTCGCCATCATGCTCGTCATCGGCCGCCGGGTGCTCCCCTGGGCAATGGGCCAGGTCGCGCGCACGGGCTCGAGAGAACTCTTCACGCTCTTTGTTCTTGCCGTTGCGGTGGGCGTCGCCTACGGCGCCGCGGAAATCTTCCACGTGAGCTTCGCGCTCGGCAGCTTCTTCGCCGGCATGGTGATGCGCGAGAGCCGCTTTGCCCACAGAGCCGCGACGGAATCCATTCCGCTCCAGGACGCCTTCGCGGTGCTCTTCTTCGTTGCGGTCGGCATGCTCTTTGACTGGCACATCCTCATTACGAGCCCCTTTGAGGTCCTGGCCGTCCTCTTCATCATTCTCTTCGGAAAGTCGCTTGCGGCCTTCCTTCTCGTCCACACGCTGCGCTACCCCCTCCATACGGCGATCATCGTTGCGGTCTCCCTCTCGCAGATCGGCGAATTCTCCTTCATCCTGATCGGCCAGGCGGCGGGGCTCGGGCTTGCCGACCAGCACCTCGTCAACCTCGTGGTGGCGGGCGCCATTCTTTCGATTGCGCTCAACCCCATCGGATTCTGGCTCGAACCCCGGATTTCCAAGGCACTCACGAGCCGCTGGAGCTGGGCGAGAAAGGCCGCGATGCGGGAAGCTCCCTTTGAGGCGCTCCCGGCGGAAACCGTTCCTGAAAAGCTCTCGGGCCAGGTTGTCGTTACGGGACCCGCGAATCTCACGGAGTGCTTTGCGCTCCAGCTCGACCAGGCGTCCGTCCCGCTTGTTGCGGTCGTCGACGACGAGGCCGCAGCGGAAACTCTTGCCGCGAAGGGCATCGCCGTGATTCTCGGCGACCCCTCGAAGGACGACACCTGGGTGAGCGCGCATCTCCATCAGGCGCGGCTCCTCGTGCTCCTCGACTCGTCGGTCGACGCCTTCCATACTGCGGAAGCCGCCCGCCGAGTGGCGCCCGAACTTCCGATCGTCGTGGCCGCGGAAAGCCGCGGCATCTGGCCGGAAGCGGACTTCGAGCACGTGACCTACCTCTCCACGATCGACGCCGCTGCCCGCCTCTTCTCCGCCCAGACGGCCTCTGCCCTCAAGGCCGGCGCCTCCATCGGCGAGCCGATCGGCACGCATGCCGAGGAAACCCGTCAGGAAGAATCCATGATGGATGAAGAGCTCCGCGAGGAAGCCGTCCCTCAGGACGAAGTCCCTCACGCGGAAAAGAAGCCCCGCCCGGTGCGAAAGCTCGCCAACTTCCTCAAGGCCAAGCTCGGTCAGGGGGAATCGAAGAGCGAGACGAAGCCGGCAGAATCGGCTCCGAAGCCTGACGCCGCTCCGGTCGTTCCGGAAGAGGCCAAGGCTGACGAAGCGAGGGAGGATCCGCTCGCAGGAACGGAAGCATCCTCCGATGCGCTTCCGCCTCAGGCGCCCACCGGAAAAAACGCGCCGTAACGACCGTTTGAGTCCTGAGGCTTCAGAAAGCCGGCATGCATTCTGGTGCGTGCCGGCTTTTTGTCGTTGAGAGGCTCCGCATATTGCCTGATTCTATATTTTCAGCCAACCACCATCGATTGAGTCAGGGAAAAATTCGCCATTACGATGGCGAAATTTGGACAAAATTCTCCATTACGATGGAGAATTTTTCCTTCTGGCGATGGCATAGCGTAAGAAAATAGAATCGCTTTTATATGATATATCTACAATATCCGATAAAAACAAAATAATCCGCAAATCTCTTCCGCCTCATCAGAGATGACGGAAACGGCGCTGCGAAGAAGATCCTCATTTATGCCTGAATCTGCCGAAGTCCGCAAACATGATCTTCTTGTACCAGCAGAACATGCGCAGACCCACGATGAAGAAGGTCGAGGCGAAGAGCGAGATGAATTCCGGACACTCTAGGACGCGCATGCCGACATAGAGCCAGGCGCCGACGAAGGCGGCAAAGGCATAGGGCTGGCGGTCCGACATCACCATCGGGAGGCGGTTGAGGAAAACGTCGCGCATGAGTCCCCCGCAGACGCCTGTACAAACGCCAAGGAGCACGGACGGGAGATAGGGAAGCCCGCAGGTGATGGAAAGCGACGTGCCGCCCGCGGCAAAGAACCCGAGCCCGATCGCATCCGACCAGATGAAGAGTTCGCGCAGAACCTTTGCCTGAAAGCGCCGGATGATGGCGGGCGCAAACATCGTCATGATGAGCGTCACCCAGACGTACTCGGGGTGCGCAATCCAATACATGGGCCGGTTGTCGATGATGAGGTCGCGGATGATCCCGCCGCCGAAGGCGGTGGTGAAAGCCATGACGAAAACGCCGACGGGGTCGACCTTTTTATTTTCAGCAGCCAGAATCCCGGCGAGCGCAAAGGCGACGATGCCGAGAAAATCCGTGAATTCGAGAAGCCCGGACTGCATATGTTTCTCCCAAAAGACTTTGGGGCTGCGCGCATTGCGCAGATAGGCTTTCGTCCATTATCGCCCGGGGAGACGGCTCGGTTACCGAAAACCGCCTCCCTTTTTTCAAATTTTGAGCGCTGAGTTCACGCTCAAAGGGCTCTGCGCTTCAGCATGATGAGCTTCCAGGCAGCCGGAATCACGAAGAGGGACAGAAGCGGCGCCGTAATCATGCCGCCCACCATCGGGACGGCGATTCGGCTCATCACCTCAGACCCGGCGCCGGTTGAAAGCAGAATCGGAATCAGGCCCGCAAGGATAACAGCCACCGTCATCGACTTTGGACGCACGCGAAGCGCCGCCCCATGCTCGATCGCCCGGTCGAGCGCCTCCATGCTGAAGGTCTTCGGATTCGCGAGCGTAGGATCGGCCGCCACGGCGTGCCTCAGGTAGACGAGCATGACGACGCCGAATTCGGCAGCAAGCCCGGCGAGCGCAATGAAGCCCGCACCGACAGCAACCGAGAAGCGGTCGCCCATCAGGTAGAGGAGCCAGAGCCCGCCCACCGTTGCAACGGGGAGGGTCGTCAGGATGAGAAGCGCCTCGGAAAGCCTTCTGAAGCAGACGTAAAGAAGCACGAAGATGATGAGAACCGTCATGGGGGCGGCGACGAGGAGCCGCGACTTTGCGTGCTCCATCATTTCGTACTGCCCCGTAAAAGCAACGGTGACGCCTGCCGGGAGCTTCACGTTTTTCGCGATTTCCATCCGGAGGTCGTCGACGACGGATGCCATGTCGCGATCGCGCGCGTCGACATAGATCCAGGCCGCGGGCCGGCCGCCTTCGCTCTTAAGCATTGAGGGGCCCGAAGTCACCTTTACCTCCGCCAGGTCGCCCAGCGTGATTCTCTGCCCCGAAGGCGTGATGACGGGAAGGAGCCTCAGCGCCTCCGGCGTCCCTCTTTCTGCCTGGAGGTAGCGGATCGAAATCGGATAGCGCGCGACGCCGTCCACGAGGTCGCCCGCCATGGCGCCCCCGACGGCGGACGAAATGTAGTCCTGAACGTCCCCGATCGTCATGCCGTAGCGGGCAGCCCGGTAGCGGTCGATATCAATGTCGACGTAGCGCCCGCCCTCGAGCCTTTCGGCAAGGGCCGACTGAACGCCCGGCACCTTTCTTGCCGCTTCCTCGACCGCTTTTGCCGCGCCGTCAATGACGGCGAGGCTCGGTCCCTGAATGCGGATCCCGATCGGCGACTTGACGCCGGTAGAAACCATGTCGATGCGCGCGCGGATGGGGGGCACCCAGAGGGACGCGAGCCCGGGGAGCTTCACCCGGCTGTCGAGTTCATCGATGATTTTTGCC of Sutterella faecalis contains these proteins:
- a CDS encoding LolA family protein, with amino-acid sequence MKRLQKFLRLTLLSFAGAALMLAISAAGAAEVDAGSGLPSYEELPAQAPDEALLKPLAAKSLKGRFEERRTLPGFPKPMVTTGVFELTGKILRWEAEKPFPSVMTAGPDGVVMEAAGERQVLSAADIPAVGRVSELLSGVFSGNFAALKEAFDLRAEKLSDGSVRIAARPKSPELAKVLGEVRAKGRSFVERIEVVSAQGRTEILFSDVRVENN
- a CDS encoding ISNCY family transposase codes for the protein MSKQARKSRGPSVVESEIPRLTPQEIFEGYERHLYSVEDAKTLMQMPRSTFMRHLKNWRETGRLPSHTGQGNRVPANKLDPQIRARIIEFATGKYEGFQATLLHKYLLIEGIEVSVETVRRILTTLRPEETPKERRSTAHKLRRRRSSVGELIQIDGSPHPWFEGTGDDNSYALLIFVDDATSRIMVAGFYPTETSEGYLQLLNKYIEKYGIPWALYSDRHSIFAPVNPSKSGKSEETQFQRVCRELGVTGIRANSPEAKGRVERTFSTLQGRWPKEFRVLGIRNMAEANSRMPELLASYNQEFAIAPADSKDSHAPLLEETKERIEQIFARWHTRMISRNLTVSYGSKTLQIVGVGRSMRGAMMKTECNLLEYADGRVEILWCDEVEHRKRITKEGPRIRKRYHVLEFTEHDRTKLKMSVATPEETAKTLNHRVDEVGRQKKGDSETTQKSPWHEMQRRSALKAMAKREELNRKIEEAKAINARIAAAKEKLKPKR
- a CDS encoding trimeric intracellular cation channel family protein, translated to MQSGLLEFTDFLGIVAFALAGILAAENKKVDPVGVFVMAFTTAFGGGIIRDLIIDNRPMYWIAHPEYVWVTLIMTMFAPAIIRRFQAKVLRELFIWSDAIGLGFFAAGGTSLSITCGLPYLPSVLLGVCTGVCGGLMRDVFLNRLPMVMSDRQPYAFAAFVGAWLYVGMRVLECPEFISLFASTFFIVGLRMFCWYKKIMFADFGRFRHK
- a CDS encoding cation:proton antiporter → MEHSLPLISTLVIAFSLALVFGFIAERFLKAPALVGYLLAGIAAGKYTPGVFADAALANQLSEIGVMLLMFGVGLHFSMKDLWSVKSIAVPGAVLQMAIATLLGALCAHWFFDRSWGEAIVLGISLSCASTVVLLKALDVRGKLASSDGRIAVGWLVVEDLATVIILVLLPPFASIMIPGEPGTSARLAGSGLAFVILKTLLNAALFVAIMLVIGRRVLPWAMGQVARTGSRELFTLFVLAVAVGVAYGAAEIFHVSFALGSFFAGMVMRESRFAHRAATESIPLQDAFAVLFFVAVGMLFDWHILITSPFEVLAVLFIILFGKSLAAFLLVHTLRYPLHTAIIVAVSLSQIGEFSFILIGQAAGLGLADQHLVNLVVAGAILSIALNPIGFWLEPRISKALTSRWSWARKAAMREAPFEALPAETVPEKLSGQVVVTGPANLTECFALQLDQASVPLVAVVDDEAAAETLAAKGIAVILGDPSKDDTWVSAHLHQARLLVLLDSSVDAFHTAEAARRVAPELPIVVAAESRGIWPEADFEHVTYLSTIDAAARLFSAQTASALKAGASIGEPIGTHAEETRQEESMMDEELREEAVPQDEVPHAEKKPRPVRKLANFLKAKLGQGESKSETKPAESAPKPDAAPVVPEEAKADEAREDPLAGTEASSDALPPQAPTGKNAP
- a CDS encoding glycosyltransferase family 2 protein, with product MSESKEDKPKPAQGSSVPPQQSATVKPARSGIRTPPQPQAPQVRVCALIPVYDQPAKLEGVVAQLRQLSLPVILVDDGSHEPTKSLCDRLAAPFVKVIHHPVNQGKGAAVMTGFKAASRLGYTHVLQVDADGQIDLAVLPTLLRLMQKYPASLICGYPKYDASVPKSRLWGRKLTNFWCAVNSLSLSIEDAMCGLRIYPVAAALDVCENARLGRRMDFDPEILVRLLWAGVRLKYVPVAVTYPADGVSHFRPFGDNMRISWMHAKLFLQMITRFPIIIWSRAFGRDPVCRREGVPKPGVQKPQEAKPARPGRPPLVDPERARRATHAAQAAQEAAERVRLAATGNAAQASPRKADDRPSS